The genome window tcgagtattgtttaattaaagtgccgttgtaatggtttgttttaaaagtattttcatttagttttactgatttgggtgtatacactgccctctagtggcgacagtgactatgacataactcacttcaaatggctgaatccagttgctccctgttaagaccaacatgctaagctaatggttttttttttttttaatgaattcgtAATTATGTTTATAGGTACATTTagatgttttttgtgggaatgtttaaacaaaaacaaaaaaaaaaaaggattttatagcattaaattgtcttttttttttttttttatactgtttgaggctcagctcaggtatttttttatattccttattcgattacttattattcgaaataacaagttcattgattaattgactactaaaatgatcgatagctgcagccgtaCTTAaatgtatgagagggaaacacatgcaaaaagtattttgaagcaatgaaaaggtaataaaagacccaataaaaacacaaacagtaagtactcgccgcttttaaccgattagCACGTGTCggacgtctcgccgcatagAAGGAATTGCGGTAACCCGGTAATATTCGTCGAGCGACAGTGACAATCTtcatcatcaccccgagcgtccattgtgcgcttaaaacatggcaccctccatGGTCAAAACGTACTAACTatcatagatttttaaatcaatggcaatattttatgtgtttctaataacatattctagtaaaagagaacaattgtgtcttattagagcctacaagtctttaagttagGGGTTacctttaaggcaaaacactaccgctttcatCCACCGgcttcgctaaaatcgaccaaaactgaaaagttaccaagtgttgctttaacataAGAGTACTGTATTATACTGAGTAATCACCCACCAAGATATTAATGTATTTTTGTCAAAATGGCTGACTCAAACGTTGCCAGAATTGAGCAggtcacaaaaaatattggtaAAGGAACTTTGGAAAAGTGTGGGTGAAAAACACTGATGTGGAtttgaaaaagcaaaaaaaaaaaaaaaattaaagtgctTCTATAAAGACAAAAATCATGTCTGAAGTATTATAAATCACACCAAATAACACGCTAAACTATTACACTGTGCTAGGaaaaaacattatttacatATCGTGtaattaatcatttattcctaCAGAACATCACTGAAGTCACTGTCATTGAtccgaagaagaagaaagcttGAAAGTGGTACCGCTGTTAAGAAGCGCCAACTCAGCTAAACCAGCCGTCGGTAGTAGTGCTCAGTCAAAAAGTCTTTCTAGTGCACTTCATGTACATGCAAAGACTACcacttttacacaaaactaagcGTACAAAGTAGAAGCAGAGTGAAGAGTAGAAAAGGTTGGGGGTACAGAATGGAGGGGGCAGAAGCTTGTGGGTAGATCCTCCATTTGTCTCTGTGCGGGTGAAGACTCTCCATGTCTTTCTGGGCGCTGTATGCTGCCACGGTAAAGTTAGCGTCCCCGGTGGTAAGGAGGTCAAACACACAGGAGTGGAAGTAAATGTCCTGCACCTCCAGCTGCTCCCGGCAGCGGTCCTTTGCACCCTCCAGAGTGAACACCTGCCTGTCACCGTAGGAGGATAACTGTATCTGTGAAGAATATCTGGGCCCGTGCAGATGCTGGAGCTGAAGGCCAACTGAAGGCGGAGACAGGGGCAGGTGACCGCCCTGGTCGATGCGTTCAACCCTGGGGCAGCCGTTTAGACATAGCTGCAGGTCTTGAGTGGCGTCATAGGCCTGAGACAGCTCCTCTGGGATCCGTACCGCCAGGGTTAGGTAGCGACCGAGCTGTCGGACAATCACCGTGACGCCAATGTAACCCGCGTGCAGCTCTACGTGGTGGCCCGGACTGCGCTCTGAGATCCAAAGGGCCCGCACTTTCCCAGTGGCACCGTCTGTCCCCATGGAGACGTGAATGGGGTCGCCACTGCTCACCGTTCCATCGTCGAAGGCGGCGGGTAAGTTGTCAGTCACGGCTTGGTAGACCCTTTGGTCAGTGCAGCCCTCGTAGGGTTTGAAGATAACAGTGATCTATAAGTAAACGGAGAGACGTGCATTAACTGAATGAACAAAAGTGAAACAAAGCAACAGAACGAGGTAAAACTGCAATATAGAAAGGCCATGCAGCTATTTCTCCCAGATTATGAAATTGTTGGCACAGTgtcaaaatattatatatatgtaaatatctcatcaaaacatttaaaaaatattttttaaaagaatgaaTTATATAAGCCCTCGTCACAGAAACTTTCACTTCAAGGTTTGCATcaagttacagtgccttgcaaaagtattcggcccccttgaaccttgcaacctttcgccacatttcaggcttcaaacaaagatataaaattttaattttttgtcaagaatcaacaacaagtgggaaccaatcgtgaagtggaacaaaatttattggataatttaaacttttttaacaaaaaactgaaaagtggggcgtgcaatattattcggcccccttgcgttaatactttgtagtgccagCTTTTGCtctaattacagctgcaagtcgcttggggtatgtttctatcagtttt of Corythoichthys intestinalis isolate RoL2023-P3 chromosome 3, ASM3026506v1, whole genome shotgun sequence contains these proteins:
- the rgmb gene encoding RGM domain family member B — its product is MGRAGCCCSEAERLASPFLVHRFRPLLLIIIALTSAGRIGYCQVITPQCRIQKCTTDFVSLTSHLTPTVDDFHVEFCKALRAYSACTQRTAKPCRGNLVYHSAMLGISDLMSQRNCSRDGPTSSTHPEIHHEPCNYYSRTQHAHAHAHTHGHSHAHSHSHSRPEFLFCGLFGDPHLRTFKDSFQTCKVEGAWPLIDNDYLSVQVTNVPVVTGSAATATNKITVIFKPYEGCTDQRVYQAVTDNLPAAFDDGTVSSGDPIHVSMGTDGATGKVRALWISERSPGHHVELHAGYIGVTVIVRQLGRYLTLAVRIPEELSQAYDATQDLQLCLNGCPRVERIDQGGHLPLSPPSVGLQLQHLHGPRYSSQIQLSSYGDRQVFTLEGAKDRCREQLEVQDIYFHSCVFDLLTTGDANFTVAAYSAQKDMESLHPHRDKWRIYPQASAPSILYPQPFLLFTLLLLCTLSFV